A window of the Butyricimonas faecalis genome harbors these coding sequences:
- a CDS encoding ATP-binding protein: protein MIKRVIKNSIQADYRREKVIVLLGARQVGKTTLLSELQEGANKVLSLNCDNVDDVLLLESKTSTELKYLLSSYDLVFIDEAQRVKNIGLTLKMIGDLKLKTQVVVTGSSSFDMANEVNEPATGRLIEYNLYPFSLSELAIETSEREEKRLLETRMVYGLYPEVVTEPGDAKRILMGLTNNYLYKDLFMYRGIKKPDLIQKLVRALALQLGNEVSYNELSSLLGVDRGTIETYINLLEKCFVVFRLDSFSRNLRNEIKKGKKIYFYDNGIRNAVLSNFAPLELRNDTGALWENLMVSERVKRNSYLGDFAQLFFWRTHEQQEIDLVEEQDGVLRTFEFKWNDKVKVKRPKSFVDAYPNSTYEVVTPENYWNFIRID from the coding sequence ATGATAAAAAGAGTGATAAAAAATTCTATTCAAGCTGATTATAGGCGGGAAAAGGTAATTGTATTGCTTGGAGCAAGGCAAGTTGGGAAAACGACATTACTTTCCGAGTTACAAGAAGGTGCAAATAAAGTATTATCACTGAATTGTGATAATGTGGACGATGTGTTATTATTGGAAAGTAAGACGTCTACTGAATTGAAATATCTTTTATCTTCCTATGACTTGGTTTTTATTGATGAAGCACAACGGGTTAAGAATATAGGATTAACTCTAAAAATGATTGGCGACTTAAAATTGAAAACTCAAGTAGTTGTTACCGGATCTTCTTCTTTTGATATGGCAAATGAAGTGAACGAGCCGGCAACAGGGCGTTTGATAGAATATAATCTTTATCCGTTTTCGCTATCCGAGTTGGCAATAGAGACTTCGGAGCGTGAAGAAAAAAGATTGCTTGAGACTCGGATGGTTTATGGACTTTACCCGGAGGTTGTAACGGAGCCTGGTGATGCAAAGCGTATATTAATGGGACTTACAAATAATTATTTGTATAAGGATTTATTTATGTACAGGGGAATAAAGAAACCGGATCTCATTCAAAAGCTTGTTAGAGCTTTAGCTTTGCAGTTAGGAAACGAAGTGTCATATAATGAATTAAGCTCTCTTTTAGGAGTAGATCGAGGTACGATTGAGACGTATATTAATTTGTTAGAAAAATGCTTTGTTGTGTTCCGTTTAGATTCTTTTAGTCGTAATCTTAGGAATGAAATTAAAAAGGGTAAGAAGATTTATTTTTATGATAATGGAATAAGAAATGCTGTATTGTCAAATTTTGCTCCATTGGAATTGAGAAATGATACAGGGGCATTGTGGGAAAATCTCATGGTAAGTGAACGAGTGAAACGTAATTCATATTTAGGTGATTTTGCCCAACTTTTCTTTTGGCGTACGCATGAACAACAAGAGATAGATTTAGTTGAAGAGCAGGATGGCGTTTTACGTACTTTTGAATTTAAATGGAATGATAAAGTGAAAGTCAAGCGGCCGAAGAGTTTTGTCGATGCTTATCCTAATTCAACCTATGAAGTTGTTACTCCGGAAAATTATTGGAATTTTATTCGGATAGATTGA